One stretch of Carassius carassius chromosome 18, fCarCar2.1, whole genome shotgun sequence DNA includes these proteins:
- the LOC132092686 gene encoding cytosolic 5'-nucleotidase 1A-like, with protein sequence MSEIKPKEAAAADKKEAATEEKDWAAAKAHFENLKSTKPRPPKPIHAVTIAVSSRTLFDMVAERKIFVEEGLEKYVQYQQDHESEPLKPGPAFPFVKALMTVNERLRKLYPDSEELFDIVLMTNNHAQVGVRLMNSINHYDMTIERFCMTGGQSPIGYLKAYMTNLYLSKDSKKVKEAIEEGIAAAIMFKPDVETQLSETQLRVAFDGDAVLFSDESEIIVKQHGLDTFFEHEKQHENKPLAQGPLKCFLEALGKLQKKFYAKNERLNCPIRTFLVTARSAASSGARVLKTLRSWGLEIDEALFLAGAPKGPLLLKIRPHIFFDDQMFHIEGAMEMGTIAAHVPYGIGQKYNKGKLIEPEKQQK encoded by the exons ATGAGCGAAATAAAACCAAAAGAAGCGGCTGCAGCTGACAAAAAGGAAGCTGCGACTGAGGAAAAGGATTGGGCTGCTGCTAAAGCGCactttgaaaacttaaaatcaacGAAACCGAGACCT CCCAAGCCAATACATGCAGTTACTATCGCCGTTTCCTCCCGGACCTTGTTTGATATGGTGGCGGAAAGGAAGATATTTGTGGAAGAAGGACTGGAGAAATATGTTCAGTATCAGCAGGACCACGAGAGTGAGCCGCTAAAACCAGGACCTGCTTTCCCTTTCGTTAAA GcactgatgactgtaaatgaacgGCTGAGGAAGCTCTATCCAGACAGTGAAGAGCTGTTTGACATTGTTCTCATGACCAATAATCACGCCCAGGTTGGGGTGCGACTCATGAACAGCATTAACCACTATG ATATGACAATTGAGCGATTCTGCATGACTGGAGGTCAGAGCCCAATTGGATATCTCAAGGCCTACATGACTAATCTGTATCTCTCCAAAGACTCCAAGAAAGTCAAGGAGGCCATTGAGGAGG GTATAGCAGCAGCCATCATGTTTAAGCCTGATGTGGAGACTCAGCTGTCTGAGACTCAGCTGCGCGTGGCCTTCGATGGGGATGCTGTGCTCTTCTCTGATGAGTCGGAGATCATAGTGAAACAGCATGGCCTAGACACATTCTTTGAGCATGAAAAACAGCATGAGAACAAACCACTCGCACAG GGTCCTCTTAAGTGCTTTCTGGAGGCTCTTGGGAAGCTCCAGAAGAAATTCTACGCCAAAAATGAGCGACTGAACTGCCCTATCCGCACCTTCTTGGTGACGGCTAGAAGCGCGGCCAGCTCTGGGGCCCGCGTGCTCAAGACACTCAGAAGCTGGGGCCTGGAGATTGATGAGGCTTTGTTCCTTGCCGGGGCCCCTAAAGGGCCCCTGCTGCTGAAGATTCGCCCCCACATATTCTTTGATGACCAGATGTTCCACATTGAGGGAGCCATGGAGATGGGCACTATTGCTGCCCATGTACCATATGGGATAGGACAGAAATATAACAAAGGGAAGCTGATTGAACCAGAAAAGCAGCAGAAATAA